In one window of Notolabrus celidotus isolate fNotCel1 chromosome 17, fNotCel1.pri, whole genome shotgun sequence DNA:
- the ift74 gene encoding intraflagellar transport protein 74 homolog produces MSSQRPPSGMGRPASRSGSVVPGVGRPPTAIRPPPTAIRVATGMVPGTSGHPGMRGGMPIATPGVLSAPIKVTDRPVTQQGLSGMKTGMKGPQRQILDKSYYLGLLRSKINELTTETSKLHKEIDNFTQENSVYLSYEKRAEGLANEIKDLQGQLADYNMLVDKLNTNTEMEEMINDYNTLKAQNDSEAESIDSIFTERREREEAIRAIEEEIRRERRVADEIVQQMPAAKQEKYFTMTTANEELLQELTVLQEELDILITRKEDYEAELSHSHIKQEVVRLHETLSALEAKRDAMEAEHKSLGSPQEEREKLLKQVKEDNQEIASMERQLTEIRERIAVITEEIRQLEQDSEEAQGECQQKYKELKKKEEEIDRYLGSYENSRVQEQEKMTQCQEDIVSLLEHCSRNMLRLRQVDRVTAGELRNMQEVLVSKETEVVQSENTARGLTTESQRLQQDLEKVQQLEGKITSELSTLKERVSTMETELHTYRDLDTLRHEGEEKKKRLQEDRVSLSQRRDSFKQLLDEFNKKYEALKTKLQENETHTQLTNLERKWQHLEQNNFVMKEFIASKTQESDYDSVAKNVFQQIDEYNKSLIESLQNNRS; encoded by the exons ATGTCCAGCCAGCGGCCTCCCTCGGGCATGGGCCGCCCAGCAAGCCGGAGTGGGTCTGTGGTCCCTGGAGTTGGAAGACCCCCGACAGCAATCCGACCTCCGCCTACAGCTATACGTGTTGCTACTGGG ATGGTTCCAGGTACAAGTGGTCATCCTGGTATGAGGGGTGGCATGCCTATTGCCACTCCTGGAGTCTTATCAGCACCAATCAAAGTTACCGACAGGCCTGTGACCCAGCAGGGGCTCAGTGGAATGAAGACTGGCATGAAAG GACCTCAGAGACAGATTCTGGATAAGTCCTATTACTTGGGTCTTCTGAG GAGTAAGATCAACGAGTTGACAACAGAGACCAGCAAACTGCACAAAGAAATTGACAACTTCACTCAGGAGAATTCAGTTTATCTCTCCTATGAGAAGAG agcGGAAGGTCTGGCTAATGAGATCAAGGACTTACAAGGCCAGCTTGCAGACTACAACATG ctgGTGGACAAGCTAAACACCAACACAGAAATGGAAGAAATGATAAACGACTACAACACT tTGAAAGCCCAGAATGACAGCGAGGCTGAAAGCATTGACAGCATtttcactgagaggagaga gagagaggaagCCATCAGGGCTATTGAAGAAGAGatcaggagggagaggagggttgCAGATGAGATTGTTCAACAAATGCCAGCTGCAAAGCAAGAGAAGTATTTCACTATGACGACAGCCAATGAGGAACTGCTACAG gAGCTTACTGTtctccaggaggagctggacatTCTCATAACCAGGAAGGAGGACTACGAAGCT GAGCTGTCGCACTCACACATAAAGCAGGAAGTGGTTCGACTGCACGAGACTCTGTCAGCACTGGAGGCAAAGCGAGACGCCATGGAGGCCGAGCACAAGAGCCTGGGCTCCCcgcaggaggagagggagaagttATTGAAACAG GTGAAGGAGGACAATCAGGAAATTGCCAGCATGGAGAGACA gctCACAGAAATCAGAGAGAGAATCGCAGTGATAACAGAGGAGATCCGTCAGCTGGAGCAGGACTCAGAGGAAGCACAGG gTGAGTGTCAGCAGAAATACAAGGagctgaagaagaaagaagaagaaattgaTC GGTACCTGGGCTCATACGAGAACTCAAGGGTTCAGGAGCAGGAGAAGATGACACAGTGTCAGGAGGACATTGTCTCCCTCCTGGAACACTGCAGCAgg aacATGTTGAGGCTACGTCAGGTGGATCGAGTTACAGCTGGTGAGCTGAGAAACATGCAGGAAGTCCTGGTCAGCAAGGAGACagaagttgttcagtcagagaaTACTGCCAGGGGACTGACAACTG AGTCCCaacgcctgcagcaggacctggAGAAGGTGCAGCAGCTGGAGGGGAAGATCACAAGTGAGCTCAGCACCCTGAAGGAGCGCGTCAGCACCATGGAGACTGAGctgcacacatacagagacCTGGACACACTGAGgcatgaaggagaggagaaaaaaaag aggctgcaggaggACCGCGTGTCACTGTCTCAACGTCGGGATTCTTTCAAACAGCTGCTGGACGAATTCAACAAGAAATATGAAGCTCTGAAGACCAAGCTGCAAGAAAATGAGACACACACTCAG ctgACTAACCTTGAAAGGAAATGGCAACACTTGGAGCAGAACAACTTTGTCATGAAAGAGT TCATCGCTTCTAAAACACAGGAGAGTGACTACGACTCAGTCgccaaaaatgttttccaacaGATTGACGAGTACAACAAGAGCCTGATCGAGTCATTGCAGAACAACAGAAGTTAA
- the LOC117829274 gene encoding leucine-rich repeat-containing protein 19-like, whose translation MEKCWQPLLLLLLVAVAALNTHGSNAAVVKEDKLQVKKITNKPLQVIPHSSNSSSVTKLLIEGSLITLNEADRLALGSYPALIELHLDGNRVSSIPAKYFSVVPHLKVLSLSKNNISSLDPESFSGLDFLTELDLSNNLLTSLPTQLFRGLSNLQMLSLQGNPWNCSCPLLSTIEEVKAIGVTIGSKEGPKVICASLENQAGRDFLEATAACYPSPPTTITTHPQKLPAVSVKKSWGSSIMLKTASNQTKDINKGPAPVSGNTWKFAACVAVLALCTCMLIVCAIKGPSWYKLFHNYRHRRLHSIEDETGVVSTVFSKTGRHLKHQTFTFERENGQMKEVEEEEDGYFEDPYIKTEE comes from the exons ATGGAGAAGTGCTGGCAACCCCTTCTATTACTGCTGTTGGTTGCAGTGGCAGCTTTAAATACACATGGAAGTAATGCTGCGGTTGTGAAAGAAGACAAACTG CAGGTAAAGAAAATTACCAACAAGCCTCTTCAAGTCATCCCTCATAGCAGCAACAGTTCCTCTGTTACAAAACTGTTGATTGAGGGGAGCCTGATTACTCTGAACGAGGCTGACAGACTGGCCCTGGGCAGTTATCCTGCTTTGATAGAACTCCATCTGGACGGTAACAGAGTGAGCAGTATACCGGCAAAGTACTTCTCTGTGGTGCCCCACCTCAAAGTGCTGTCTCTGTCTAAGAACAACATCAGCAG TCTGGACCCAGAGTCTTTTTCTGGCCTGGATTTCCTGACGGAGCTGGACCTGTCCAACAACCTGCTGACAAGCCTCCCTACACAGCTATTCAGAGGGCTCTCCAATCTACAG ATGCTCAGCCTTCAGGGAAACCCCTGGAACTGTTCCTGTCCACTGCTGAGCACCATTGAAGAGGTCAAAGCAATAGGAGTTACCATTG GCTCCAAGGAGGGACCAAAAGTCATCTGTGCTTCTCTGGAAAACCAAGCTGGAAGGGATTTTTTGGAGGCTACAGCTGCATGTTACCCATCACCACCAACCACTATCACCACGCACCCACAAAAACTACCAGCTGTCAGTGTGAAGAAGTCATGGGGCTCATCCATTATGCTGAAGACAGCATCAAACCAGACCAAGGACatcaataaag GCCCAGCACCAGTGTCTGGCAACACATGGAAGTTTGCAGCGTGTGTTGCAGTCTTGGCACTATGCACATGCATGCTCATCGTATGCGCAATAAAGGGGCCTTCCTGGTACAAGCTCTTCCACAACTACCGTCATCGGCGGCTGCACAGCATTGAGGATGAGACCGGCGTTGTGTCCACAGTtttctcaaagacaggaagaCACCTCAAACATCAGACTTTCACCTTTGAGCGAGAGAACGGGCAGATGAAGGAggtagaagaggaagaggatgggTATTTTGAGGACCCGTACATCAAGACTGAAGAGTGA